A window of Saccopteryx leptura isolate mSacLep1 chromosome 5, mSacLep1_pri_phased_curated, whole genome shotgun sequence contains these coding sequences:
- the GC gene encoding vitamin D-binding protein, with protein MKRAVVLLLAVAFAHALERGRDYEKDKVCKELANLGTDDFTSLAMVLYSRKFPSGTFEQISHLVKEVVSLTKTCCAEGADPDCYDNRTSALSARSCESDSPFPAHPGTAECCTREGLERKLCMAALKHQPQEFPTYVEPSNDEICEAFRKDPKEFADQFMYEYSINYGQAPLSLLVSYTKSYLSMVGSCCTSSSPTMCFLKERLQIKHLSLLTTMSNRICSQYAAYGKEKSRLSHLIKLAQKAPMTALEDVVPLAGDVTTILSKCCESTSEDCMAKELPEYTVKICDNLSTKNAKFKDCCQEKTPMDIFMCAYFMPAAQPLELPAIELPTSKDVCGAGNTKAMDKYTFELARRTQIPEVFLSKILEPTLKSLEECCASEDTTACFNAKVPQLKPELSSFIDKGQELCADYSENTFTEYKKKLAERLRVKLPDATATELEELVAKRSDFASKCCSINSPPLYCDSEIDAEMKNMLQS; from the exons GCCGAGATTATGAGAAGGATAAAGTCTGCAAGGAACTCGCCAATCTCGGAACAGATGACTTCACATCTTT agcAATGGTCCTATACAGCAGAAAATTTCCCAGTGGAACATTTGAACAGATCAGCCATCTTGTGAAGGAAGTTGTCTCCTTGACAAAAACCTGCTGTGCTGAAGGGGCCGACCCTGACTGCTATGACAACAGG ACGTCAGCATTGTCTGCTCGGTCCTGTGAAAGTGACTCTCCGTTCCCAGCGCACCCCGGGACGGCCGAGTGCTGTACCAGAGAGGGCCTCGAGCGGAAGCTCTGCATGGCCGCCCTGAAGCACCAGCCACAGGAATTCCCTACCTACGTGGAGCCGAGTAACGATGAAATCTGCGAGGCTTTCAGGAAAGATCCCAAAGAATTTGCAGACCA ATTTATGTATGAATATTCTATTAATTATGGACAAGCTCCTTTGTCGCTTTTAGTCAGTTATACCAAGAGTTATCTCTCTATGGTAGGGTCCTGCTGTACCTCATCAAGCCCCACCATGTGCTTTTTGAAAGAG agACTGCAGATTAAACATTTATCACTTCTCACCACCATGTCAAATAGAATCTGTTCACAATATGCTGCTTATGGCAAGGAGAAATCAAGACTCAG CCATCTCATAAAATTAGCCCAAAAAGCACCAATGACTGCTTTGGAGGATGTTGTGCCACTCGCTGGAGATGTTACCACAATCCTCTCCAAGTGTTGTGAGTCTACCTCTGAGGACTGCATGGCCAAGGAG CTGCCTGAATACACAGTAAAAATCTGTGACAACTTATCCACAAAGAATGCTAAGTTTAAGGACTGTTGTCAAGAAAAAACACCCATGGACATTTTTATGTGTGCTTACTTCATGCCAGCTGCTCAGCCGCTAGAGCTACCAGCCATTGAGTTGCCCACAAGTAAAGATGTGTGTGGTGCAGGAAACACCAAAGCCATGGATAA GTATACATTTGAACTAGCTAGGAGAACTCAGATTCCAGAagtttttctcagtaaaatactTGAGCCAACCCTGAAAAGCCTTGAAGAATGCTGTGCCTCTGAAGATACTACTGCCTGCTTTAACGCTAAG GTCCCTCAGCTGAAGCCAGAGCTATCTTCTTTCATTGACAAGGGGCAAGAACTATGTGCAGATTATTCAGAAAATACGTTCACTGAGTACAAGAAAAA ACTGGCAGAGCGATTAAGGGTGAAATTGCCTGATGCCACAGCCACCGAACTTGAAGAGCTGGTTGCCAAGCGCTCAGACTTTGCCTCCAAGTGCTGCTCCATAAACTCGCCGCCTCTCTACTGTGACTCTGAG attga